A genomic window from Candidatus Methylacidiphilum fumarolicum includes:
- a CDS encoding tetratricopeptide repeat protein codes for MYLKKIYPFWIYLFLSTFLFALPQKPSSNPLLKRLIVIIVPGMIDRVQAHLRSGDISAAEKSALTDLKLVQSRLRKAAFSGIGLIPVLNNLAVIRVHQNRLEESSQLLSRTIKDGQREIDRLELQSGYNPWSWYILPGGSKGSEQIKYLLSLCLFNLATVYRLQGNTEDAGPLEAKALKWNPKLSSLMQLQSTAPTTPKPKHPSSPPPQRRPSPPRPTPPDWYPKERSKIQIGGVDTFQDKQIKG; via the coding sequence ATGTATTTGAAAAAGATCTATCCCTTCTGGATTTATCTTTTCCTCTCGACTTTTCTGTTTGCTTTGCCGCAAAAGCCTAGTTCAAATCCACTCTTGAAACGGCTTATAGTTATAATTGTACCAGGAATGATAGATCGCGTCCAGGCACACCTACGAAGTGGGGATATCTCTGCTGCTGAAAAATCAGCTCTTACCGATCTGAAATTAGTTCAATCAAGACTCCGAAAAGCAGCTTTTAGTGGTATTGGACTCATACCAGTCTTAAATAATCTTGCCGTTATTCGTGTTCATCAAAACCGTCTTGAAGAATCCTCTCAACTGCTTAGCCGCACGATCAAAGACGGACAGCGGGAGATCGATCGATTAGAACTACAATCCGGCTACAACCCATGGTCCTGGTATATCCTGCCAGGAGGCAGCAAAGGCTCTGAACAGATCAAATATCTCCTTTCTCTCTGTCTCTTCAACTTAGCTACAGTCTATCGATTACAGGGCAACACCGAAGATGCTGGCCCATTGGAGGCAAAAGCACTGAAATGGAATCCCAAGCTTTCTTCCCTCATGCAGTTACAATCAACAGCTCCAACCACTCCGAAACCTAAACATCCATCCTCTCCTCCTCCCCAACGGCGTCCTTCACCCCCACGACCTACTCCTCCAGACTGGTATCCGAAAGAGCGCAGTAAAATCCAGATTGGAGGTGTCGACACATTTCAAGACAAACAAATAAAAGGGTAG